In one window of Candidatus Sulfuricurvum sp. RIFRC-1 DNA:
- the ppa gene encoding inorganic diphosphatase: MDLSKIGYGENPDKVKAIIEIACGSNIKYEVEKESGALVLDRVMHSAMYYPANYGFVNKTLSQDGDPADILILTEYPMVEGCVTNCRLVGVLIMEDESGIDEKLLAVPTSKIDPTFEEIQDLGDIPKHTLAKIKNFFETYKMLEPGKWVKVKGFEDKASATKILEDAIKNYKE, from the coding sequence ATGGATCTAAGCAAAATCGGTTACGGCGAAAATCCGGATAAAGTCAAAGCAATTATTGAGATTGCCTGCGGATCAAACATCAAATATGAAGTTGAAAAAGAGAGCGGTGCACTTGTGCTTGACCGTGTTATGCACTCTGCTATGTACTATCCGGCAAACTACGGCTTTGTCAACAAAACACTTTCCCAAGACGGCGATCCGGCTGATATCTTGATTCTTACCGAGTATCCTATGGTTGAGGGGTGTGTGACTAATTGTCGTTTAGTCGGTGTTCTTATTATGGAAGACGAAAGCGGTATCGATGAAAAATTGCTTGCCGTTCCAACCTCAAAAATCGACCCGACATTCGAAGAGATTCAAGACCTCGGTGATATTCCAAAACACACCTTAGCTAAAATCAAAAACTTCTTTGAAACCTATAAAATGCTTGAACCGGGTAAATGGGTAAAAGTAAAAGGGTTTGAAGACAAAGCATCCGCAACTAAAATCTTAGAAGATGCTATCAAAAATTACAAAGAGTAA